The genomic region acagccAACTATATGACATAAAGcgatataaatacaaataaaattacatttaatttaggcTAATTTCAATATGTCAGCCTCCTTTTTACATTCACAGTTAATACAATCAAATATCCACTTGGGAAATAAGTGGCCTATTTCATTGTATAAATCTGCTAATGACAAGTTTATCCACCAGTCTGACTAAAACCTTAAAGGAAAGCTAACACCCTGTgggaattatttttttctctcttcttcctcttttttctgcttttccttcCCATTTAGGTCTGCCTGATGGTCTCGTTTCTGCGCCTCTTTCCCCTCAGTTTGTGCTGGCTGTCCCTTTCGGAATTTCCATCGTGACCTTGGCTGTCTTCTTGCCTGCAGTCTTCATCAAGGCTTTGATGCCCAGATTGTCAAAGTTGTATGCAGTCACACCAATATTGGACACTGACTTGAGACCAGTGTCAGTGGCTTCGCCTGCATCGTTACCGTACCTTCACCACGATAGGGTGAGGTGGTTGGGGAAGAGTGGTTGGGtgtaatgtgttaatgtgaTGGAGACAGAATTAAAATGCTGGAGCAATGTGTTTTGTAATATAGGTACTGTTGTTATTTACATCACTGAAGGTCAAGAAAAAAGGTCATATTTCACTTTGAAGTGGTTTTATTAGTAACACACCATGAAAAACGTGCTACAGATAGTATGAACAGCACCACCCAACACAAGCAGAGATTTATTTAGCTGCAGTTCGCAGACCCAGAAAGACACATAACAGTAGCTTAAACTACTTCAAGTCTAAAAAGAACCCAAAACACATGTGTCTTATCTagatataaataaatcaaagaaaGTTGATGggccaaaaacaacatttccagGTTAGCTGTTGTGTTAGATTTGGAAAAAGTTCTTACTGAGGGTTATTTTCTGACTTGATCTGGTATTAATAAAAGAGTGTAGATGAAAGAGTTGATCAGTTGTTAGTTCACAAGTCTTTGCCTTTACTCCCACGTGCAGTCATGTGTTGCTGGacatttttattagattttctAAGCCCTTAAATCTGAAAAGACATGGGTGTAAAAGTAGATCAGTTTCCCAACGTACCAAGAAGAAAGCAACACAGTAGACTGGTTTTCTGATCCACTGTTGTTTAAAGAAATCAAACCTAATTAGAAACAGGCTGGAGATAAGATCTACAGCAGTTTATCAGAAAGTTCTATCAATTAAATAAAGAAGCGGAAATGTCAGCACTTACTTGTACGTCATAGTATTGACAGTCTCTGCTGCAACACTTTTGCCCACAAGCTTTGCTCCAGTCTCCAGACTCGACCAGACAGTAGAGAAACCTGGTTTGGATGTAAATTAAAAAGAGTTTGAGTACTCTAAATAAGAAAGACTGGGATCATCCATCTTTGggcaaatatttaaaatgccaacacattTCCAAATGCCAAAACATGAttcaatattttgacattttatgttaCATAGAGCTATGACATAGTGTAACTTTATACTTGACCCTGGTATTCCATTATATTGATACATACCTTGCACACTGCTGACTGCCACAAACTTGGCTCCATCCCAGTTGGAAAGTCCGCCATCTTTGCTCTTCTTTAGAGACTCCGGGACCAGCTTAGCGCCCTGTTTCTTCACATGGGGAGCCATCTTGTCTGCCACGTGTCCTGCCACCATACTTACTCCATCAACTGTAAATATGTATACCATTCATATTAGTTTACCATACGGGCGATTAATGGCATgcactgaaagaaagaaaaaaaaaggggggaaaaatcgtttattaactgtttttttttttttactttagttttctTTAGCCATGGGAAAAGTTTGATTACCACCCAAAAGCATTTTGACTATTTGGCATCACTGTTGCCAATATAATCCTTCCTTTATTGGTTTAATTCCTTACCCAAGAACTGGCTAACTCGCACAGCACCCCCGGTGGCCTGTTTAGCCACCTGCAGACCCTGTGTGACACGGGGGCTGACCTCTGAAGGAGTTTCCTCAGGCGTGATATGGTCCCGGATCTTGGCTGCTCCTTTATGAATGGCCCTACCAGTGGCCTCTGCTCCTTTTACAAACTCTAAACTCAACCGTGTAGCTCCTACAGACAGAAAAATATGGCGTATTAAACTGTAAATTAGCAATATCATTGattgttgtgttgttaaaaTATCTACTACAGGCAAATAAAGAGGTGGTTGGACGAGGGTTTTCTTTTGCTGCACTCGTCCTGTTCAAGAATGATTGCTGCAAAGGTAAACAATGTCCTCTAGTGGTCATTTTGTAGATAGAGGAACGTGGCTATACAGTCtatgaataacacacacacacacacacacacactcacacacacacacacacacacacacacacacacctgtcaagATTCCTTGTGCCATCTTCTCACTCCATCCAGGAAGTGGTGGTTTGACCATCTCCTCTGTTGGTACTGTCAGTTCTTTATGCTCTTTCATGGGACCAAGGGGGATCTTTTCATTCAGATTGATGACATCTGCCCCTCCCCCCTCTGGACCCTGTCAGGAAATACATTAAATCAAATTGTTAAACAGTCATATAAGGTAAAATGCTTTTAAAGATGCTTTTACAATGTGTATGTATACCCGAACAGGTGACGTACATTTCTGTGAGCCATGACTCAGCTTGCTAAGAATGTTTTTACCAACAACAGAACAACTATGTAGTTCTTCCTGCAGTGTCACgagaaaaatattttcacattatgAGACACTGGTTCTACAAGAAGGTGTAGTCATTACTAATTAATGTTTAGTTTTAACCAcctcttttctctccaaatAGACACAAATTGCCTCAACATATTGTTCCACAGGATTGACTCCAACCCCATGGATACCTATCCTCACATTTGCTCTACAGTAACGACTGACCTGGACCCTGAGTTCAGCCAGCTGTGAGAGAAGGTCCTTAAACCTCTTTTGGTGGAAAGCAGGAAGTTCGGAAGACAACACTATGCCCACGTAGGAACTTGGAATCTCTGACAAGATGTCAGGGAACATGAAGATCCCGGAGTTAGCCAATAGCACTGGAGTTTCAGCTGTTAGCGGGTACCGCCAGTCGCtcaccttgaaaacacaaagGAGGTTGGGGAATGATAACCAAATAaggttggattcatgttaaatgATCAGATAGTGACATACACTCACATCTACTATTATTATCAATAACCTCAGATCTTTGAAATGTAACTGAACTTGGTGGTTTCTGTTAAGCATCCCAtgtccaatgtttttttcaaaattaacttatatgtgtatatatgccTATACATATGTAAATGGTAGTTTCTTGTCAGTCATTTCCCAGCAAGCACAGTTTGCCTTATTTCTTTTGACCTAATGTTCTCCCCTCTCAAAGACAGATTACAGGATTTTAGCTCCATCGGGGCTTATGTCAGTCAtccacaaacacatatatagaCATTGACTTGCTGCTACATCGTGCCACTGGTATGCCGCCTGACAGAATGAACCCTGTGAGGGCAGAGGGCACTGACCAGCAGCACAACAGGAGCGCAGAGTCATCTGTTAATGGGACCTTTGTCTTGCTGGGAAACAAAGAAGGGCCAGAATAGAGGAGAGCAGCCCACCAGGCTGGTCTGGTGGGAAACAGAGTCATGGGTCGCACAGCAGCATAATGCACGCTTTGTTAAGGTCCCAGAATACATTATGTTACTTTATACATTCTATATTGACTCAGTACAAAAATCAAGTGTTGATATTCAGAAGGCTCCACACGAataataaacacacagggtCAGAGTAGATAAAGTCATACTTATGGATAGGACCCTGTGCCATAATAGTCAAGGGATTAAGCAACTTCAATTTATTAGAATGCAATTGCCATAATATCAACAATGTCAGTGTTATCAATTTAAGCTGCAAATTTATCAAGTTTCACATCacccaaatatataataaatactgTTTGTGTTACAGCAATGACAACATTGTAACTAGAGCTGAAAGGGAATTAATTGATCAGTCTACTACTAACTCAAGATTCTAAATGTCTGATTATAAAAtcttt from Etheostoma cragini isolate CJK2018 chromosome 13, CSU_Ecrag_1.0, whole genome shotgun sequence harbors:
- the sparta gene encoding spartin a isoform X1, with translation MADPAELLLIKDQYEMAFHSLNRGLTAEEAGKRAEALVYYRKGRQHLTQGLEVPTGGKRQQGAVWDTARQLQKKMRDTLKTINTHLSDLETSQLTTRCQRGSLLMDLPPNLYPDLASSSRPPQSSLHHLYPTVPANTQNSTPTVPTWPPPSAVLYRHTLPAAAPGDKAMANHGDQPPAYTPQPTIGHRSPFYASAGGGLGSGKQTGAAAEGGGNMLLFIPSGVQMFFLAPNGQVSSLSHPGYLRIVTFDNQHKDSTKGKPSAFLHVSDWRYPLTAETPVLLANSGIFMFPDILSEIPSSYVGIVLSSELPAFHQKRFKDLLSQLAELRVQGPEGGGADVINLNEKIPLGPMKEHKELTVPTEEMVKPPLPGWSEKMAQGILTGATRLSLEFVKGAEATGRAIHKGAAKIRDHITPEETPSEVSPRVTQGLQVAKQATGGAVRVSQFLVDGVSMVAGHVADKMAPHVKKQGAKLVPESLKKSKDGGLSNWDGAKFVAVSSVQGFSTVWSSLETGAKLVGKSVAAETVNTMTYKYGNDAGEATDTGLKSVSNIGVTAYNFDNLGIKALMKTAGKKTAKVTMEIPKGTASTN
- the sparta gene encoding spartin a isoform X2; its protein translation is MADPAELLLIKDQYEMAFHSLNRGLTAEEAGKRAEALVYYRKGRQHLTQGLEVPTGGKRQQGAVWDTARQLQKKMRDTLKTINTHLSDLETSQLTTRCQRGSLLMDLPPNLYPDLASSSRPPQSSLHHLYPTVPANTQNSTPTVPTWPPPSAVLYRHTLPAAAPGDKAMANHGDQPPAYTPQPTIGHRSPFYASAGGGLGSGKQTGAAAEGGGNMLLFIPSGVQMFFLAPNGQVSSLSHPGYLRIVTFDNQHKDSTKGKPSAFLHVSDWRYPLTAETPVLLANSGIFMFPDILSEIPSSYVGIVLSSELPAFHQKRFKDLLSQLAELRVQGPEGGGADVINLNEKIPLGPMKEHKELTVPTEEMVKPPLPGWSEKMAQGILTGATRLSLEFVKGAEATGRAIHKGAAKIRDHITPEETPSEVSPRVTQGLQVAKQATGGAVRVSQFLVDGVSMVAGHVADKMAPHVKKQGAKLVPESLKKSKDGGLSNWDGAKFVAVSSVQGFSTVWSSLETGAKLVGKSVAAETVNTMTYKFKGLENLIKMSSNT